In the genome of Candidatus Schekmanbacteria bacterium, one region contains:
- the secA gene encoding preprotein translocase subunit SecA produces the protein TLDKINKLEPSISRLSDNALKAKTDEFKKRLSSGETLDDILPEAFAVVREVSKRTLGMRHFDVQLIGGIVLHMGKIAEMKTGEGKTLVATLPVYLNALEGKGVHIVTVNDYLARRDSEWMGEIYKFLGLSVGLIQHDMDDEERYKAYHSDITYGTNNEFGFDYLRDNMKFRKKDMCQGELNYAIVDEVDSILIDEARTPLIISGPTDDSTGKYYAVDKIVPRLKAEEDYTIEEKTRTVALTEEGVAKAEKLLGVDNLYDPKNIELIHHVNQALKAHTLFKRDVDYVVKDGEVIIVDEFTGRLMPGRRYSDGLHQALEAKEGVKIENENQTLATITFQNYFRMYKKLAGMTGTADTEAEEFQKIYNLEVIVIPTNKPLRRIEHPDVIYRTEEEKFEAVVNEIEDCYKRGQPVLVGTISIEKSELISRMLKKRGIKHNVLNAKYHEKEAEIIAQAGRKHAVTIATNMAGRGTDIVLGGVDPVTKEKDVEREREVIELGGLHIIGTERHESRRIDNQLRGRSGRQGDPGSSRFYLSMEDDLLRIFGMDKTSNLMEKIGMERGQPIEHSLVTKSIERAQRNVESHNFSIRKQLLEYDDVMNQQREVVYQMRNEILEAEDIEEVVTDVIADVVEDVFSQYEMEEDLEEQRKGIVDAISRLSRVDIIQEGISFENNEYEDVKEAVIDLLLRVYKEKRADRKAKIGSEADELERMIVLQAIDNHWKDHLLSMDHLKEGIGLRGYGQLDPLVEYKKEGFAMFSEMVSRAKNDAFEHLFKVEIVDEAEMYERQQRRLQNISMSHGGEEGDTKKKTVRRQGAKIGRNEPCPCGSGKKYKKCCGAAGRVTAGQ, from the coding sequence AACACTTGATAAAATCAATAAGTTGGAACCATCGATTTCCAGACTTTCAGATAATGCCCTCAAAGCTAAAACAGATGAATTCAAAAAACGTCTTTCCTCAGGAGAAACTCTTGATGATATTTTGCCTGAAGCGTTTGCTGTTGTGAGAGAAGTCTCAAAAAGAACGCTCGGAATGCGTCATTTTGATGTGCAGTTGATCGGTGGAATCGTTCTTCATATGGGAAAAATTGCAGAAATGAAAACAGGCGAGGGAAAAACGCTTGTTGCAACCCTACCTGTATATTTGAATGCTCTTGAAGGCAAAGGTGTCCACATCGTAACAGTAAATGATTACTTGGCGAGAAGAGATTCCGAATGGATGGGAGAAATATATAAATTTTTAGGATTGTCAGTCGGACTTATTCAGCACGATATGGACGACGAAGAGCGTTATAAAGCATACCATTCCGACATTACCTATGGCACAAATAACGAATTTGGATTCGATTATTTAAGAGACAATATGAAATTCAGAAAGAAGGATATGTGCCAAGGTGAACTAAATTATGCAATCGTTGATGAAGTTGACAGCATACTTATCGATGAGGCAAGGACTCCGCTAATCATTTCAGGACCTACCGATGATTCCACGGGGAAATATTATGCTGTCGATAAGATTGTGCCGCGACTGAAAGCCGAAGAGGATTACACAATCGAAGAAAAGACGAGGACAGTGGCTTTGACAGAAGAAGGCGTTGCCAAGGCAGAAAAACTTCTTGGAGTAGATAATCTTTACGACCCAAAAAACATTGAGCTTATCCACCATGTAAATCAAGCCCTGAAGGCGCATACTCTCTTCAAGAGAGATGTAGATTATGTTGTCAAGGATGGAGAAGTCATAATAGTTGACGAATTTACAGGCAGACTTATGCCTGGCAGAAGATATAGCGACGGATTGCACCAAGCCCTTGAAGCAAAAGAAGGGGTCAAGATTGAAAATGAAAATCAAACACTCGCTACCATAACATTTCAGAATTACTTTAGAATGTATAAGAAATTGGCAGGTATGACGGGGACAGCTGATACAGAAGCAGAGGAATTTCAAAAGATATATAATCTTGAAGTTATAGTTATTCCCACAAATAAACCTTTACGAAGAATCGAACATCCTGATGTCATTTACAGGACAGAAGAGGAAAAATTTGAAGCCGTAGTAAATGAAATAGAGGATTGCTATAAAAGGGGACAACCTGTTTTGGTAGGAACGATATCCATCGAAAAATCTGAGCTTATCAGCAGGATGCTTAAAAAAAGAGGCATAAAACACAATGTCCTCAATGCAAAATATCATGAAAAAGAAGCGGAAATTATTGCTCAGGCAGGTAGGAAGCATGCAGTCACTATTGCAACGAATATGGCGGGAAGAGGCACAGATATAGTTTTGGGCGGCGTTGACCCTGTGACGAAGGAAAAAGATGTTGAAAGGGAAAGGGAAGTAATTGAATTGGGCGGACTGCATATAATAGGTACAGAAAGGCACGAAAGCCGAAGAATTGACAATCAGCTCAGAGGTCGTTCTGGAAGGCAGGGGGACCCCGGTTCATCTCGTTTTTATCTTTCAATGGAAGATGATCTTTTGAGAATTTTTGGAATGGATAAGACATCGAACCTTATGGAAAAGATAGGAATGGAAAGAGGACAGCCAATAGAACATTCTTTGGTAACCAAATCCATTGAGAGAGCGCAAAGGAATGTAGAATCTCACAATTTCAGCATCAGGAAACAGCTCCTCGAGTATGATGATGTAATGAATCAGCAAAGAGAAGTTGTATATCAAATGAGAAACGAGATTCTCGAAGCCGAGGATATCGAAGAAGTTGTGACAGATGTTATTGCAGATGTTGTTGAAGATGTATTTTCACAGTATGAAATGGAAGAAGATCTCGAAGAACAGAGAAAAGGAATAGTTGATGCAATTAGCAGACTAAGCAGAGTCGATATAATTCAAGAAGGCATTTCTTTTGAGAACAATGAATATGAAGATGTTAAAGAGGCAGTAATAGATTTGCTTTTAAGAGTCTATAAAGAGAAGAGGGCTGACAGGAAGGCGAAAATCGGTTCTGAAGCAGATGAGCTTGAAAGAATGATCGTTCTTCAGGCAATTGACAATCATTGGAAAGACCATCTTCTTTCTATGGACCATTTGAAGGAAGGAATTGGATTGCGAGGATATGGCCAGCTTGACCCTTTGGTTGAATATAAAAAGGAAGGTTTTGCAATGTTCTCAGAGATGGTTTCAAGGGCTAAAAATGACGCCTTCGAACATCTATTCAAGGTTGAGATTGTTGATGAAGCTGAAATGTATGAGAGACAGCAGAGAAGGCTTCAAAATATATCAATGAGTCATGGCGGTGAAGAGGGTGATACGAAAAAGAAGACGGTAAGACGCCAAGGGGCAAAAATCGGAAGAAATGAGCCATGTCCCTGTGGAAGCGGGAAAAAATACAAAAAATGCTGTGGTGCGGCAGGGCGTGTTACTGCCGGACAATGA
- a CDS encoding tetratricopeptide repeat protein: protein MYKQKKLFVCLFLIAFLIFSSCKSAEQRKEEERLAILYHNAGVKFFADGDYERALRNFSNAVKYDEKNPYYLNDLALTYSMLREYDTALRYFRKALSIKPNESEIRNGMASTLAIQGDLADAIVEWKKVINDPLYKSPSIVYYNLGKAYFQLGDIDSAKKSFHNVLKYDPKNVETLYFLGIISEKRGNYEEAARYYERSIAANPDFAPSHYNLGVNYYLRNLYPEAEAEFRWIVYSGKDETLKIKAKEYLDKLNTSLKNK, encoded by the coding sequence ATGTATAAACAAAAAAAATTATTTGTCTGTTTATTTCTAATAGCGTTCCTAATTTTTTCTTCCTGTAAAAGCGCTGAACAAAGAAAAGAAGAAGAAAGACTTGCAATACTATATCACAATGCAGGTGTTAAATTTTTTGCCGATGGCGACTATGAAAGAGCTCTTCGAAATTTTTCAAATGCTGTAAAGTATGACGAAAAAAATCCTTATTATTTGAATGACCTTGCATTGACCTATTCAATGTTGAGGGAATACGATACAGCTTTACGCTATTTCAGGAAAGCGCTGTCAATAAAACCAAACGAATCAGAGATTAGAAATGGTATGGCTTCTACATTGGCAATACAAGGCGACCTTGCCGATGCAATAGTCGAGTGGAAGAAAGTAATCAATGACCCTCTTTATAAATCTCCCTCCATAGTCTATTACAATTTAGGGAAAGCTTATTTTCAATTAGGTGATATTGATAGCGCAAAAAAAAGTTTTCATAATGTATTGAAGTATGACCCGAAAAATGTAGAAACCCTTTATTTCTTGGGCATAATTAGTGAAAAGCGCGGCAACTATGAAGAAGCTGCACGATATTATGAAAGGTCTATTGCCGCAAACCCTGATTTTGCTCCTTCTCATTATAATCTTGGAGTCAATTATTACTTGAGAAATCTTTACCCTGAAGCAGAAGCAGAGTTTAGGTGGATAGTCTATTCAGGCAAAGATGAGACTCTGAAAATCAAAGCGAAAGAATATTTAGATAAATTGAATACATCATTGAAAAACAAGTAA
- a CDS encoding radical SAM/SPASM domain-containing protein has protein sequence MSNIDEKVSVYITPTNCCNLVCRCPNASLPYRNFLEANIVFRLLEEIASDGLFNKMVTWSEFGESFLHKDNFDFIKFVKEKKLNIYLLTNLTLLSPEEIKLLSEILSSGDLVCLNLDWGKKIYETIRKNTSYEKKLDDILKLILLNKNKNMTERFKIEIWSIDYDIVSDQVRKEFFEEIKYLSDLYQFSYSVGRLENEKEYVDVSFHSRAESNWKDFLFISGKPMCAGLEAPQLHILPNGRAVLCCHDWKGEVEIGNVKSQSLREIWESQRRIDMERSILERKIDTKICRQCLRLSN, from the coding sequence ATGTCAAATATAGATGAGAAAGTCAGTGTTTATATCACGCCAACAAATTGCTGTAATCTCGTTTGCCGTTGTCCAAATGCTTCATTGCCTTACCGAAATTTTTTAGAAGCCAATATTGTTTTTAGACTCCTCGAGGAGATAGCCTCTGATGGACTCTTCAACAAAATGGTAACATGGAGCGAGTTTGGTGAATCATTTCTTCATAAGGACAATTTTGACTTCATAAAATTTGTCAAAGAAAAAAAACTAAATATTTATCTTTTGACAAATCTAACCCTTCTGTCACCAGAAGAAATCAAACTGCTAAGCGAAATTCTTTCAAGCGGAGATTTAGTGTGCCTAAATCTCGATTGGGGAAAAAAAATTTATGAAACCATTAGAAAAAATACATCCTACGAAAAAAAACTGGATGATATTTTAAAACTCATATTATTGAACAAGAATAAGAATATGACAGAGCGATTCAAGATTGAGATATGGTCAATCGATTATGACATAGTATCAGACCAAGTGAGAAAAGAATTTTTCGAAGAAATCAAGTACTTGTCTGACCTTTATCAGTTTTCATACTCTGTGGGAAGATTGGAAAATGAAAAGGAATATGTTGATGTGAGTTTTCACAGCCGTGCAGAATCCAATTGGAAAGATTTTCTATTCATTAGCGGTAAACCAATGTGTGCAGGGCTAGAGGCCCCGCAACTTCATATACTTCCAAATGGAAGAGCAGTGCTTTGTTGCCATGATTGGAAAGGAGAAGTTGAGATTGGAAATGTTAAAAGTCAGTCCCTTCGTGAAATTTGGGAAAGCCAAAGGCGCATAGATATGGAAAGGTCGATTTTAGAAAGAAAGATAGATACAAAAATATGCAGACAATGCCTCCGTTTATCCAATTAA
- a CDS encoding radical SAM protein, with translation MFPSYLKICESEEIEKRIEKLKDVLKDCVLCPHQCHVNRLAGEKGKCRGGANARISSAAPHFGEESPLVGRFGSGTIFLSQCNLGCLFCQNYDISHYDSGIDVSAEEISYHMLALQKAGCHNINFVTPTHYIPEIVEAIMIACRRGLKIPIVYNCGGYENVEILELLDGIIDIYMPDAKFYDDKIAAKYTNAKDYSKHMKESLIEMHRQVGDLKINKDGIAERGLLVRHLVMPGMMEDSKRILKFISDKISSDTYVNVMGQYRPCHRANEFAEINRYPKRSEIEEVKRYAEKFGLKRGL, from the coding sequence ATGTTTCCTTCATATTTGAAAATCTGTGAATCTGAAGAGATAGAAAAGCGAATTGAAAAACTCAAAGATGTTTTGAAAGACTGTGTCCTTTGTCCTCACCAATGCCATGTAAACCGTCTTGCCGGCGAAAAAGGAAAATGCAGAGGAGGGGCAAATGCCAGAATATCGAGCGCCGCGCCTCACTTCGGTGAAGAATCTCCTCTTGTGGGAAGATTTGGTTCAGGAACAATTTTCTTGTCTCAATGTAATTTGGGGTGCCTCTTTTGCCAAAACTACGATATCAGTCATTATGACAGCGGTATAGATGTTTCAGCGGAAGAGATTTCATATCATATGCTTGCACTCCAAAAAGCAGGGTGCCATAACATAAATTTCGTTACACCAACACACTACATTCCAGAAATAGTGGAAGCCATAATGATAGCTTGCAGAAGAGGTTTGAAAATCCCGATTGTTTATAATTGTGGAGGATATGAAAATGTAGAAATACTTGAATTGCTCGATGGTATTATTGATATCTATATGCCTGATGCAAAGTTCTATGATGATAAAATAGCGGCTAAATATACGAATGCCAAAGACTATTCAAAACATATGAAGGAATCTCTTATAGAAATGCACAGACAGGTGGGAGATTTGAAGATAAATAAAGATGGAATTGCTGAAAGAGGTCTTTTAGTAAGACATTTAGTAATGCCTGGAATGATGGAAGATTCAAAAAGAATCTTGAAATTTATTTCAGATAAAATATCATCTGATACATATGTCAATGTGATGGGGCAGTATCGTCCATGTCATAGGGCAAATGAATTTGCTGAAATAAATAGATATCCTAAAAGAAGTGAAATAGAAGAAGTTAAAAGATATGCTGAAAAATTTGGATTGAAAAGAGGGCTATGA
- a CDS encoding DUF2905 domain-containing protein, which translates to MMFGDLGKILFFTGILIAAIGLFLMLSNTLSGKIPFIDKLGKLPGDIRIEKKNFSFYFPLTTCIIISIILTLILRFFFRR; encoded by the coding sequence ATGATGTTTGGCGATTTGGGAAAGATACTCTTCTTCACAGGCATATTAATAGCGGCAATCGGGTTATTTTTAATGCTTTCAAATACATTATCAGGCAAAATTCCTTTTATTGACAAATTAGGGAAACTTCCCGGTGATATCAGAATTGAAAAGAAGAATTTTTCATTCTACTTCCCTTTGACGACATGTATTATCATAAGCATTATCCTTACTTTGATTTTAAGATTTTTCTTTAGAAGATGA
- a CDS encoding Na-K-Cl cotransporter: MEIPRKLNTFLGVFTPSILTILGVILYLRIGWVVGNAGLLPALAIIGLSNIISLVTALSVSAVATNMTVGVGGAYYIVSRSLGLEIGGAIGIPLYLSQVLSVTLYSFGLAESLRILFPNLPIELVAAIVVIAVTIISLKGPEITLKTQIPVLVLIFLSLLSLYAGTKIGEHQPILWGDYPDAKDFWTVFAVFFPAVTGILAGVSMSGDLKNPQKAIPLGTLCAVIVGFIVYLTVPFVLAFSADNSLLLNDSLVWTKVAVVPLLVIPGLWGAIFSSAVGSILAAPRTLQALANDRVVPSLFAKYQLKSGESIPSIILSSTLALCAVLLGNLNAVAPFVTIFFLTTYGMINLVAGLEKLVADPYYRPSINVPSFLSLAGALACFWVMFVISKSACILAIISELVIWALLRRREMRATWGDLRRGLWLSLARYALLNLKTLPENPRNWRPHILLFAGDVEKRINLVRFASWLNHDRGILTVCNLVEKESEDDVKKIEEEEKSIDHSLNLRQLVAFSEVNVVEHFEEGIINMAQTQGIAGLTSNTLMFGWSNYTERLASYLRIMRRVSHLGKSVIIAEISKLDIEKKNKKIDIWWRGKQHNGDLMLLLAYLLSLNNEWRRSTITVKSIVSSELSAQEMEKNLSKLIPSTRIPAERKVILRDKNRDIEDMMKEESFDADVVFLGLKIPETGTEMQYAKRIEKLVSGFSSVVLVRNSGKFVGELV, encoded by the coding sequence ATGGAAATACCAAGAAAATTGAATACATTTCTTGGAGTATTTACACCATCCATATTGACAATACTTGGTGTAATACTTTATTTGAGAATCGGGTGGGTTGTAGGAAATGCAGGATTACTTCCCGCACTGGCAATCATTGGGCTTTCGAATATAATATCCCTTGTCACTGCATTATCGGTATCGGCCGTAGCTACAAATATGACTGTTGGTGTGGGAGGTGCCTATTATATCGTATCGAGAAGTTTGGGTCTGGAAATTGGAGGTGCCATAGGAATACCTTTATATCTCTCCCAAGTTTTGTCGGTAACACTTTACTCTTTTGGTTTAGCAGAATCTTTGAGAATACTTTTTCCAAATCTCCCTATTGAATTAGTCGCAGCAATTGTTGTCATAGCTGTAACCATTATTTCACTAAAAGGTCCAGAGATAACTTTAAAAACTCAAATCCCCGTTTTAGTTCTTATATTTCTTTCCCTACTATCCTTGTATGCAGGCACAAAAATAGGAGAACACCAACCAATCCTTTGGGGCGATTATCCTGATGCAAAAGACTTTTGGACTGTATTTGCGGTTTTTTTCCCTGCTGTTACAGGAATTCTTGCAGGTGTAAGTATGTCAGGAGACCTAAAGAATCCTCAAAAGGCAATACCATTGGGAACATTATGTGCTGTCATTGTGGGTTTTATCGTTTATTTGACTGTGCCTTTTGTTCTCGCTTTTAGCGCTGATAATTCACTTCTTTTGAATGACAGCTTGGTTTGGACAAAGGTTGCTGTTGTTCCACTTCTTGTTATTCCGGGACTATGGGGCGCCATATTCTCTTCCGCTGTTGGCAGTATTCTTGCCGCACCCCGCACACTACAAGCCCTTGCAAATGACCGTGTAGTACCGTCTCTGTTTGCTAAGTATCAGCTTAAAAGCGGTGAGTCTATTCCTTCAATCATATTATCTTCAACTTTGGCGCTTTGTGCCGTTTTATTGGGAAACCTGAATGCAGTAGCGCCCTTTGTAACGATTTTCTTTCTAACTACTTATGGAATGATAAATCTTGTAGCAGGACTTGAAAAGCTCGTTGCTGACCCCTACTACCGTCCAAGCATCAATGTCCCCTCTTTTCTATCTTTAGCTGGCGCACTCGCATGTTTTTGGGTGATGTTCGTAATAAGCAAAAGCGCATGCATCCTCGCAATCATATCCGAATTGGTAATATGGGCATTACTTAGACGCCGTGAGATGCGTGCAACTTGGGGTGATTTGCGGCGAGGACTTTGGCTCTCGCTTGCCAGGTATGCGCTCTTAAACCTGAAGACATTGCCAGAAAATCCTCGCAATTGGAGACCCCATATTCTACTTTTTGCGGGAGATGTAGAAAAAAGAATCAATCTTGTCCGTTTTGCATCGTGGCTCAACCATGACAGAGGTATATTGACAGTCTGTAATCTCGTTGAGAAGGAATCAGAAGATGATGTAAAGAAAATCGAGGAAGAAGAAAAGTCGATAGACCATTCACTAAATCTCAGACAGCTTGTCGCTTTCAGTGAAGTCAATGTTGTTGAACATTTCGAAGAAGGAATAATAAATATGGCACAAACGCAGGGCATTGCAGGATTGACATCAAATACACTTATGTTTGGATGGAGCAACTATACAGAAAGGCTTGCATCATATTTAAGAATTATGAGACGAGTAAGTCATCTTGGAAAATCAGTCATCATTGCCGAAATATCAAAACTCGACATTGAAAAGAAGAATAAAAAAATTGATATTTGGTGGCGCGGAAAACAGCATAATGGGGATTTGATGCTTCTGCTTGCTTACCTTCTCTCATTAAACAATGAATGGCGGCGCTCTACTATTACTGTAAAAAGTATTGTAAGCAGTGAATTGTCTGCTCAAGAGATGGAGAAAAACCTCTCAAAATTGATTCCGTCAACAAGAATTCCTGCAGAAAGAAAGGTAATACTAAGAGATAAAAACAGAGACATAGAAGATATGATGAAAGAAGAATCCTTTGACGCCGATGTAGTTTTTCTTGGATTAAAGATCCCTGAGACAGGAACGGAAATGCAGTATGCAAAAAGAATCGAAAAACTTGTTAGCGGTTTTTCAAGTGTGGTCCTTGTTAGAAATTCAGGAAAATTTGTCGGCGAACTTGTCTGA
- a CDS encoding bifunctional alpha,alpha-trehalose-phosphate synthase (UDP-forming)/trehalose-phosphatase — MKLIIVSNRLPVVVEKKDEKLNLKMSAGGLVSGLTAYLDSVKGSSSKKGPDFLWIGWPEISPDEKTKKLLKTKELPKLNAYPVFIPEESMDKYYHGFCNNTIWPLFHYFPSYTVFDHDLWKHYKIVNNLFYDAVTEVVEPDDIVWVHDYHLMLLPNLLRQKYPKLAIGFFLHIPFPTFEIFRLLPGKWREEILQGILGADLIGFHTHDYTQYFLRCVLRILGYENNMGKLIYGDRIIKAETFPMGIDYDKYHNGVTKPAVQKNKDKLLKMLSDMKVVLSIDRLDYTKGIINRLIAYEKFLTDNPRWHGKVILVIIVVPSRTGVEQYRQMKKQIDEMVGKINGRFGKMNWIPILYQYRSLPFESLVALYSVSDIALITPLRDGMNLIAKEYIASRREGDGVLILSEMAGTAKELGEAVIINPNDIEEISDALKEALEKPLEEQIESNKVMQERIKRYNIVKWAEDFMQQLLLLKSEQRQFSARLLNSKAEKKIISKYKKAKRRLLILDYEGTIIPFSGHPQRVAPNRQVISIIKKLAKDKKNMVVIMSGSEKTFLEDWFGKIKDVALVAENGSWIKGLDGEWRVIKPLTNDWKEQIVPILKLYSERLPGSFVEEKEYSASLYYRKADTELSLIRAKELLDDLVEFTANLDVQISRGYKVIAVTNSGVNKGTACLHWIKDKSYDFIFAAGDNWTDEELFKLMPFKATSIRIGIVQSYADYNLQSYEELLNLLKKFIGEEQL; from the coding sequence ATGAAATTGATTATTGTCTCTAACCGCCTTCCTGTTGTCGTTGAGAAAAAAGATGAAAAACTAAATCTCAAAATGAGTGCAGGCGGATTAGTTTCCGGCCTTACTGCTTATCTCGATTCAGTCAAGGGCTCATCTTCGAAAAAGGGTCCAGATTTTCTATGGATAGGATGGCCTGAAATCTCTCCTGATGAAAAAACAAAAAAACTGCTGAAGACAAAAGAATTGCCAAAATTGAACGCCTACCCTGTATTTATCCCCGAAGAATCAATGGATAAGTATTATCATGGCTTTTGCAATAATACAATCTGGCCCCTTTTCCACTATTTTCCCTCCTATACAGTTTTTGACCATGACCTTTGGAAGCACTATAAGATTGTCAACAATCTTTTTTATGATGCAGTTACAGAAGTTGTTGAACCTGATGATATTGTATGGGTGCACGACTATCATTTAATGCTTTTGCCTAACCTTTTGAGGCAAAAATATCCCAAATTGGCAATCGGTTTTTTTCTCCATATTCCCTTCCCCACCTTTGAAATATTCAGACTTCTCCCGGGCAAATGGAGAGAAGAAATTTTACAGGGAATTCTCGGAGCTGATCTGATAGGATTCCATACACATGATTACACGCAATATTTCCTTCGCTGTGTACTGCGAATATTGGGGTATGAAAACAATATGGGGAAATTGATATATGGGGACAGAATAATAAAGGCAGAAACATTCCCAATGGGAATTGACTATGACAAATATCACAATGGAGTAACAAAACCAGCGGTTCAAAAAAACAAGGATAAGCTGTTGAAGATGCTTTCAGATATGAAAGTGGTACTCTCTATTGACCGTCTTGATTATACCAAAGGCATAATAAACCGCCTTATTGCATATGAAAAATTTTTAACAGACAACCCTCGATGGCATGGAAAAGTAATTCTTGTCATTATCGTAGTGCCATCGCGTACAGGTGTTGAACAATATCGCCAGATGAAAAAGCAAATCGATGAAATGGTAGGGAAAATAAATGGAAGATTTGGAAAAATGAACTGGATACCTATACTTTACCAATATCGCTCTCTACCATTTGAATCGCTTGTTGCTTTATATAGTGTAAGTGATATTGCCCTTATTACACCTCTTCGTGATGGAATGAATCTCATTGCAAAGGAATACATTGCATCAAGAAGAGAGGGGGATGGGGTGTTGATACTCAGTGAAATGGCAGGCACGGCAAAAGAGCTTGGTGAAGCAGTAATTATCAATCCCAATGATATCGAAGAGATTTCTGACGCCTTGAAGGAAGCTCTTGAAAAACCCTTGGAGGAACAAATTGAATCAAATAAAGTTATGCAGGAAAGAATCAAACGCTACAACATAGTAAAATGGGCTGAAGATTTTATGCAGCAGCTTCTTTTATTGAAAAGTGAACAAAGGCAATTCAGTGCAAGGCTCTTGAATTCAAAAGCTGAAAAAAAGATTATATCGAAGTACAAGAAAGCCAAAAGGCGATTACTGATTCTCGATTATGAGGGAACCATTATTCCATTCAGCGGCCATCCGCAAAGAGTAGCACCAAACCGGCAGGTTATCTCCATTATCAAGAAACTGGCAAAAGACAAAAAAAATATGGTTGTCATTATGAGCGGAAGCGAAAAAACTTTTCTTGAAGATTGGTTTGGAAAAATAAAAGATGTTGCTCTTGTGGCAGAAAACGGTTCATGGATAAAGGGATTAGACGGAGAATGGAGAGTTATCAAGCCCCTTACAAATGACTGGAAGGAGCAAATTGTCCCTATCTTGAAGCTTTATTCTGAAAGGCTTCCGGGATCTTTTGTTGAAGAAAAGGAATATTCTGCTTCACTTTATTATAGGAAGGCAGATACCGAGTTGAGCCTTATACGGGCAAAGGAGCTTCTCGATGACCTCGTGGAATTTACAGCTAATCTCGATGTACAGATAAGCAGAGGATATAAGGTGATAGCTGTGACAAATTCAGGGGTAAACAAGGGTACCGCTTGCCTTCATTGGATAAAAGATAAATCATATGACTTCATCTTTGCAGCAGGCGACAACTGGACTGACGAGGAACTCTTCAAGTTAATGCCTTTTAAGGCAACCTCGATCAGGATAGGCATTGTCCAATCGTATGCAGATTATAATTTACAAAGCTATGAAGAACTTCTAAACCTCCTCAAGAAATTTATTGGAGAAGAACAATTATAA